One stretch of Schizosaccharomyces pombe strain 972h- genome assembly, chromosome: III DNA includes these proteins:
- the tyr1 gene encoding NADP-dependent prephenate dehydrogenase Tyr1, with protein MKETFQVGIIGFGDMGRLYAEYISKAGWRVNVCDRPENYESIQATYGNGGYTVLKDGFQVSRTSDYILYSVEAEHIDKVVALYGPATKVGAIVGGQTSCKAPEMNAFEKYLPEDVDIISCHSMHGPKVNPKSQPLVIIRHRASDEHFEIVNEILSCFKSSVVYLSAKEHDRITADTQAVTHAAFLTMGLAWHANNQYPWEINRWCGGIENIKMNLSMRIYSSKWHVYAGLAILNPEAQRQIQQYASSVTELFKLAISGKAKEYEDRIRNAGKFVFGENMDRNSSGLLLSDELLDQYSISNIPKDESKRNSHLSILAIVDSWSKLGIHPQNHMICSTPLFRLWVGVSEYVFRHPGLLDSCIYTATKHNDFSPDDLEFVVAVRSWSECVAAKDFTTYKKRFLETQEYFRPRFEEATRVGNAMISKLLENLQKM; from the exons GGATGGAG AGTAAATGTTTGTGATCGACCGGAAAATTACGAATCAATACAAGCGACTTATGGAAATGGGGGATATACCGTTTTAAAGGATGGATTTCAAGTTTCACGAACGAGTGACTACATTCTGTACAGTGTTGAAGCTGAACATATTGATAAAGTTGTTGCTCTATATGGGCCTGCAACTAAAGTTGGAGCGATTGTCGGAGGTCAAACATCATGTAAGGCTCCAGAGATGAAtgcatttgaaaaatacttGCCTGAGGATGTGGACATCATATCTTGTCATTCCATGCATGGTCCTAAAGTGAACCCTAAGTCTCAACCTCTTGTCATAATACGACATCGAGCTAGTGATGagcattttgaaattgttaaCGAAATACTCTCCTGCTTCAAGTCATCAGTCGTGTACTTGTCTGCCAAAGAACACGATCGTATCACTGCTGATACTCAAGCTGTTACACATGCTGCATTTCTTACAATGGGATTGGCATGGCACGCTAACAATCAATACCCCTGGGAAATAAATCGCTGGTGTGGTggtattgaaaatattaaaatgaaCCTTTCCATGCGTATTTATTCTAGTAAATGGCATGTTTATGCCGGTCTTGCAATTTTAAATCCAGAAGCACAAAGGCAAATTCAACAATACGCCTCTTCTGTAACTGAATTATTCAAATTAGCAATTAGCGGAAAGGCCAAAGAGTATGAGGATCGCATTCGCAACGCTGGAAAGTTTGTGTTTGGTGAAAATATGGATCGCAACTCAAGTGGTCTTTTGTTAAGTGATGAATTATTAGACCAATATAGCATATCAAACATTCCAAAGGATGAATCTAAAAGGAACAGTCATTTAAGTATATTGGCTATCGTTGATTCGTGGTCAAAACTTGGGATACATCCTCAAAACCACATGATTTGCTCCACTCCTTTGTTTCGATTATGGGTTGGTGTTTCCGAATACGTGTTCAGACATCCTGGCTTACTTGATTCTTGCATATATACTGCTACCAAGCATAACGATTTCTCTCCCGATGATTTAGAATTCGTAGTTGCTGTCAGATCATGGAGTGAATGTGTAGCTGCTAAAGATTTTACAACTTACAAAAAACGGTTCCTTGAAACTCAAGAATATTTCCGTCCAAGGTTTGAAGAAGCTACAAGGGTAGGAAATGCTATGATTAGCAAACTTCTTGAGAACCTGCAAAAAATGTGA